The following nucleotide sequence is from Pseudomonas sessilinigenes.
GTAGCGCAGGATGAAGTCGTTGACGGGCGTCAGCACCGGTGCCAGGCCTCGACGGCCCATGGCCGACAAGCACAGTGCAGTGAGGGTTATGTAGAGAATGGCGCGCAGGAAGGCCCGGTCTTCCTGCAGCAGGTCCAGCAGGCTGACGCCATGGAAGATCACGCTGGCGAAGTCGGTGTTGTACAACTGGGTGAAGGTGGCGGGCACGGAAACCAGCAGCACGATCAATACGAATACCGAGATCAACTGGTGGGCGAAGCTGTAGCGCCCGGCCGATAGCTGGGTGCGCAACGGCACCGCCGGTTCACGCATCAGCAAGGTGGTGACCAGGGCCGGGATCATCAGGACCCCGAACAGCACATAGGTGCCGGTCCAGGCCGAATGCTTGTAGCTGAAGCCGGTGGAGCCGAAGCCCTCGGCAAAGAACAACGCGCCAGCGGTAGCCAGCAGCACCGCTACCCGATAACCGGACATGTAGCTGGCTGCCAGGGCCGCCTGGCGGCTATCGTCGGCGATCTCCAGGCGGTAAGCGTCGATGGCGATGTCCTGGGTGGCCGAAGCGAAGGCTACGACCACGGCGATGGCGATCAACCAGGAAAGGTGCTTCTGCGGATCGCAGAAACCCATGCCGATCAGGCCCAGGATCACCAGCGCTTGTGCCAGCACCAGCCAGGAACGTCGTCGCCCCAGTTTGCCCAGCAACGGCAGGCGCCATTGGTCGAGCAGGGGCGACCAGACCCATTTGAAGGCATAGGCCAGGCCGATCAGGCTGGCATAACCGATGGTCTCGCGGGCCACACCGGCCTCGCGCAACCACACTGAAAGCGTCGAGAACACCAGCATGTAGGGCATGCCGGCAGCGAAACCAAGCAGCAACAGCACGAGCGTCGAGGGGCTGGCATAGGCGGCAAGTGCGGCGCGCCAGGTTTTACGGGGCATGGGCTGGAGTCTGCCTCAAGAATTACGGAAACAAAGCGCGCACTCTAACCGCTGTGCTCTACCGGGCGCCAGCCATGACGTTGAATATCCACGCGATTGTTGCGTACAGGGACTCCCTCGTCGCGCAGTCGCGCGCGCTGTTCGTCGCCTGATGGGCTACCGGCCGGCAGGCTGATGCGGCCGCCGGCACCCAGCACCCGGTGCCAGGGCAGGCTGGTGTCTTCGGGTAGTTGGCTGAGGGTACGGCCTACCCAGCGGGCCGCCCGTCCCAGGCCCGCCATTTCTGCCAGTTGGCCATAGCTGACCACCTTGCCCTGGGGAACCTGGGCAAGGGTCAGGTACAGCGCCGTGCGTCGGATTTGTGCCGGGGTTTGTGGCGCTTCGGTGGGCTCGGTCACATTCGCGGTTCCAGATAAAAGGAAGAGGCCCTGCTCGATTGTGCTGATGAAAGGCAAATGAGGATTGAACTCACTCTCAATACCCTGGTCAGTCGTGATTAAGGCATTATTCGGTGGGAATAATGCCGCTTTTTTGCAAGATCGAGTCCTGTATTTACTTATGTTGTCTAGAACTTTGCTGTGTTTCGCGGTACTCGGCGCCTCCATGCCGGTTTGGGCCGATACCGTGTGGTTGAAAAATGGCGACCGCCTCAGTGGCAAGATCAAGGTTTTCGATGGTGGCAAGCTACTGATCCAGACTGATTATGGCGGCGCCATCTCGATTGACTGGAAGCAGGTCAAGACCCTGGAGAGCGATCAGGAGCTGTTGGTCAAGCAGGACGCCTACTCCGGAGAGAAGGCCAAGTCGTTGCAGCCGGCGGCAGAGGGCAAGGTCACCCTGGCCAATGGCGAAGCGCCCAGGACCGTGGAACTGGCGAGTATCCAGCAGATCATGAAGCCCAAGCCGCTGGTGGAAGACATCGTGTGGAAGGGCAATGTCGACCTTGCCCTGGACTACAAGCGGGCGGAAAAGGATACCGATCGTTATGACATCGACTTCAAGACCTCGGCGCGCCATGGTGCCTGGAGGCATAACGCCGAAGGCGAGTACAACCGCGAATTCCAGAACAAGGTGGTGACCACTGATAACTGGAGCGCCGAGTACGCCCTGGACCGTTTCATTACCCAGCAGTGGTTCTGGCAGGGGCGCTTGACCTACAAGCGCGACAAAGTCGAGGACCTCAAGCAACAGCGGGTGGTGGGTACCGGTCCCGGCTACCAGTTCTGGGACGATGAACTGGGCGCCTTCTCCCTGGGGGGGCTACTCAACCGGACGGACTACACCTATGCCAGTGGCGGTAAGGACAACTTCTATTCCCTGGCCATGAAGTGGGACTACAACCGTTACCTGATTGGCAAACGGGTCGAGTTCTTCACTGGTGGCGAGGTCAGCAAGCCGCTTTCCGGGGTAGCCGACTATGCCCTCGATGCCGAATTGGGGTTGCGTTACAAGGTCACTGACTGGGCTTCGCTGAACCTCAAGGCAGAAAAGGACCTGATTCGTGGTACGCAAAGCAGCGACCTGGACAAGACCCGCTACACCGTAGGTTTCGGCGTGGCTTGGTAAGTTCGGATCTGCTGGCCTGCGGGGGAGGGGAAACCTGCAGGCACAAAAAAGCCCCGCTGATGAGAGCGGGGCTTTTTACTGGATCAGTGCAAGTTAGATAACTTGTACTTCTTCAGCTTGCATGCCTTTCTGACCGCGGGTAGCGATGAAAGAAACCTGCTGGCCTTCTTTCAGGGTTTTGAAACCGTCAGCCTGGATGGCTTTGAAGTGTACGAACAGGTCGTCACCGGATTGTGGGGTGATGAAGCCGAAGCCTTTTTCATCGTTGAACCACTTAACGGTACCGGTTTGGCGATTAGACATGGTGTATCTCCTTGGACAAAGTTAACTGCGACTCAGGAAAAGCCTGGGCCGAGACTGAGTGCAAAGAGCAGGAAAAATTCTTGGAGATGGTTGGATCGAAATTCAACATCGTGTAGAGATTCTCAGTGACACAAGCAGCACAGTGGCGCCACCTTAACCCTTTTTCCTGAACGTGCCAATGGTCAGTGCGAAGGTTTCTCAGTTTTCGTGATCGATGGCTGGGTGACAGCCTTCCAGCCCTTGAAAATCGTGGGATGGAGCAAGAAAAGCCCCCTGGACTTTGAACCCTGCCTCGCGCCCCGGTAAGATGCCGTTCAGAATTTTTCACCTCGTTATTTCAGGACATCCGCCATGAGCATCAAATCGGACAAGTGGATTCGCCGCATGGCGCAAGAGCACGGCATGATCGAACCGTTCGTCGAGCGCCAAGTGCGTGGCGAGCACGACAGCCGGGTCATTTCCTTCGGCGTTTCCAGCTACGGCTACGACGTACGCTGCGCCGATGAATTCAAGGTATTCACCAACATCAATTCGGCCACCGTCGATCCGAAGAACTTCGACGCCGGCAGCTTCGTCGATGTGAAGAGCGATGTCTGCATCATCCCGCCGAACTCTTTCGCCCTGGCCCGTACCGTCGAGTACTTCCGTATTCCGCGCAACGTACTGACCATTTGCCTGGGCAAGAGCACCTATGCCCGTTGCGGCATCATCGTCAACGTGACCCCGCTGGAACCGGAGTGGGAAGGCCACGTGACCCTGGAGTTTTCCAACACCACGACCTTGCCGGCGAAAATCTACGCCAACGAAGGTGTGGCGCAGATGCTCTTCCTGGAGTCGGATGAAGAGTGCGAAGTGTCCTATAAGGATCGTGGCGGCAAGTACCAGGGCCAACGTGGCGTGACCCTGCCACGCACCTGAATCCGTTCGTCTGACGAACAGCGGGAATTCCTGGGCAGGCAGACACTCTATTGAAGTGT
It contains:
- a CDS encoding AmpG family muropeptide MFS transporter, encoding MPRKTWRAALAAYASPSTLVLLLLGFAAGMPYMLVFSTLSVWLREAGVARETIGYASLIGLAYAFKWVWSPLLDQWRLPLLGKLGRRRSWLVLAQALVILGLIGMGFCDPQKHLSWLIAIAVVVAFASATQDIAIDAYRLEIADDSRQAALAASYMSGYRVAVLLATAGALFFAEGFGSTGFSYKHSAWTGTYVLFGVLMIPALVTTLLMREPAVPLRTQLSAGRYSFAHQLISVFVLIVLLVSVPATFTQLYNTDFASVIFHGVSLLDLLQEDRAFLRAILYITLTALCLSAMGRRGLAPVLTPVNDFILRYRWQAFLLLGLIATYRMSDTVMGVMANVFYIDQGFTKDQIAGVSKIFGLIMTLIGAGMGGLLIVRFGILPILFIGGAASAATNLLFLMLADMGPNLKMLIVTISLDNFSSGMATSAFVAYLSSLTNLKFSATQYALLSSIMLLLPRLIGGYSGVMVEKFGYHDFFFITAMLGVPTLILIAVHWFQESRRDGPKPEAETTTNGNAVGEES
- a CDS encoding MGMT family protein produces the protein MTEPTEAPQTPAQIRRTALYLTLAQVPQGKVVSYGQLAEMAGLGRAARWVGRTLSQLPEDTSLPWHRVLGAGGRISLPAGSPSGDEQRARLRDEGVPVRNNRVDIQRHGWRPVEHSG
- a CDS encoding DUF481 domain-containing protein — protein: MLSRTLLCFAVLGASMPVWADTVWLKNGDRLSGKIKVFDGGKLLIQTDYGGAISIDWKQVKTLESDQELLVKQDAYSGEKAKSLQPAAEGKVTLANGEAPRTVELASIQQIMKPKPLVEDIVWKGNVDLALDYKRAEKDTDRYDIDFKTSARHGAWRHNAEGEYNREFQNKVVTTDNWSAEYALDRFITQQWFWQGRLTYKRDKVEDLKQQRVVGTGPGYQFWDDELGAFSLGGLLNRTDYTYASGGKDNFYSLAMKWDYNRYLIGKRVEFFTGGEVSKPLSGVADYALDAELGLRYKVTDWASLNLKAEKDLIRGTQSSDLDKTRYTVGFGVAW
- a CDS encoding cold-shock protein translates to MSNRQTGTVKWFNDEKGFGFITPQSGDDLFVHFKAIQADGFKTLKEGQQVSFIATRGQKGMQAEEVQVI
- the dcd gene encoding dCTP deaminase, producing MSIKSDKWIRRMAQEHGMIEPFVERQVRGEHDSRVISFGVSSYGYDVRCADEFKVFTNINSATVDPKNFDAGSFVDVKSDVCIIPPNSFALARTVEYFRIPRNVLTICLGKSTYARCGIIVNVTPLEPEWEGHVTLEFSNTTTLPAKIYANEGVAQMLFLESDEECEVSYKDRGGKYQGQRGVTLPRT